The following are from one region of the Tachysurus fulvidraco isolate hzauxx_2018 chromosome 15, HZAU_PFXX_2.0, whole genome shotgun sequence genome:
- the pecam1a gene encoding platelet endothelial cell adhesion molecule isoform X2 codes for MDRWPFWPILVLICFVNPPGICDGGTQTSFTIDWVKLTLLPGGTVASGSNLTLRCEVKISYSSSQLIHTLKFLLDGTVIYSKNTSETLVEYRLSPARASHSGIYKCKVQILSKEKSSESQTLAVTGLQTPLLKVQPTTLNEGDGVTATCSAPEETGGLFAIFYKNNDIFYQTRSNTNSATISEKIQEPGNFSLHCNYRLLLYPSVNLSNNSNNVSIYVQEIEITPSIRISPKSVVVEGDRVQIDCKVSYNSQSDIEVFLTKDSMLHKDRRSFSHSFVVTANDSGTYICKSEKGNVQKSAQAQLKVEELFSCPNLSVTPEHVFEGQHFNLSCSSQAQIDTIDMKYRLYKDKKHLRDGQVFGTLASKASSGSYYCEAKAKGITKTSMPLVINVKELVSTPIIRTVGKMIVGQPFQLLCESERGTLPITYTLLKFQEQVSQVIMTGPQRSALFNISSISHRNESNSFVCLAENQGSRYSKYSLSLNTPVIEMVSTPDLTLNTKSNVVTEGVNLSLYCSVQQGTFPITFTWYRTGVVKPLNIIRISKKQGIYTIKSITRDDEGLYYCRASNDANETRSSDNVKIKVSLAGWKKALIGVSFILILVLIVIILVLFFKKAHTPQKTKRAVELPVKSVHAKSGDPMRVSLTLDFEDNTAGNESDEESENEKSKMSQHPDEPPITNVGSGEELVMHNTDTVNGDYQNIKQDETEQVDTDLEYVQLKNCEPE; via the exons ATGGACCGCTGGCCATTCTGGCCCATTCTGGTCCTCATCTGCTTTGTAAATCCGC CTGGAATATGTGATGGCGGGACACAAACAT CATTCACCATTGACTGGGTAAAGCTGACCCTCCTTCCTGGAGGCACAGTGGCGAGTGGCAGCAACCTGACGCTCCGCTGTGAAGTCAAGATCAGCTACAGTTCCTCacaactcattcacactctGAAGTTCCTGTTGGATGGGACAGTGATCTACTCCAAAAACACCAGTGAAACTTTGGTAGAGTACAGACTTAGCCCAGCGAGGGCTTCTCACTCAGGAATATACAAATGCAaagtccaaattttgtcaaagGAGAAGAGCAGCGAGTCTCAGACACTCGCTGTAACAG GCTTGCAGACTCCACTGCTTAAAGTACAGCCTACTACTCTGAATGAAGGTGATGGAGTTACAGCTACATGCAGTGCTCCAGAGGAGACTGGTGGTCTTTTCGCCATCTTCTACAAAAACAATGATATTTTCTATCAAACCCGTAGCAATACCAATTCAGCAACTATTTCTGAAAAGATTCAGGAACCAGGAAACTTCTCCCTTCACTGTAACTACAGGCTATTGCTGTATCCCTCTGTAAACCTttccaacaacagcaacaatgtGAGCATCTATGTGCAAG AGATTGAGATAACACCTTCGATAAGAATTTCCCCTAAATCTGTTGTCGTGGAGGGGGACCGGGTACAAATTGACTGCAAAGTTTCATATAACTCCCAAAGTGACATTGAAGTCTTCCTGACCAAAGACAGTATGTTACATAAAGACAGAAGGTCATTCAGTCACAGCTTTGTGGTAACAGCAAATGACTCTGGAACATATATATGTAAATCTGAAAAAGGCAACGTTCAGAAGAGCGCTCAGGCCCAGCTGAAGGTAGAAG AGTTGTTTTCATGTCCCAATCTAAGCGTGACTCCAGAGCATGTGTTCGAAGGACAACACTTCAATCTGAGCTGTAGCTCTCAAGCACAAATTGATACCATAGATATGAAGTACAGGCTGTACAAAGACAAGAAGCATCTAAGAGATGGACAAGTCTTCGGCACTTTAGCAAGCAAAGCCAGCAGTGGAAGCTACTACTGTGAGGCCAAAGCTAAGGGCATCACAAAAACAAGCATGCCTTTGGTTATTAATGTTAAAG AGCTTGTTTCAACCCCAATCATTCGCACAGTTGGAAAGATGATCGTAGGGCAGCCATTTCAGCTCCTGTGTGAGAGTGAACGGGGAACACTCCCTATTACCTACACCTTACTTAAGTTTCAGGAGCAAGTGTCACAAGTGATAATGACTGGTCCTCAGCGTAGTGCTTTATTCAACATCTCCTCCATCAGTCACAGAAATGAAAGCAACAGCTTCGTCTGCCTGGCCGAGAACCAGGGGTCACGCTACAGCAAATATAGTTTATCTCTCAACACACCAGTCATAG AAATGGTCTCCACACCAGATTTGACTCTTAACACTAAGAGTAACGTGGTTACCGAAGGTGTAAATCTCAGTCTCTACTGTAGTGTGCAGCAAGGAACATTCCCAATCACCTTTACCTGGTACCGCACTGGAGTTGTGAAGCCCTTGAACATCATACGAATAAGCAAAAAACAAGGAATTTACACCATCAAATCTATAACGCGTGATGACGAAGGACTATACTACTGCCGGGCCTCCAACGATGCTAATGAGACAAGGAGTAGTGATAATGTCAAAATCAAAG TGAGCTTAGCAGGATGGAAGAAGGCTCTCATTGGAGTGTCTTTTATCTTAATTTTGGTGCTCATTGTCATCATTCTTGTCCTTTTCTTCAAGAAAGCACATACTCCACAGAAAACTAAAAGAGCAGTCGAGTTGCCTGT AAAGTCTGTACATGCTAAATCTGGTGATCCCATGAGGGTGAGTCTGACGCTCGACTTTGAGGACAATACTGCAGGCAATG AATCTGATGAAGAGAGTGAGAATGAAAAGTCTAAGATGTCTCAACACCCCGACGAGCCGCCCATAACGAATGTGGGCTCTGGAGAAG AGCTTGTCATGCACAATACAGACACAGTGAATGGAGATTACCAGAACATCAAACAAG atgaaACAGAGCAAGTGGAT ACGGATCTGGAGTACGTTCAGCTTAAAAACTGTGAGCCTGAGTAG
- the pecam1a gene encoding platelet endothelial cell adhesion molecule isoform X1, whose product MDRWPFWPILVLICFVNPPGICDGGTQTSFTIDWVKLTLLPGGTVASGSNLTLRCEVKISYSSSQLIHTLKFLLDGTVIYSKNTSETLVEYRLSPARASHSGIYKCKVQILSKEKSSESQTLAVTGLQTPLLKVQPTTLNEGDGVTATCSAPEETGGLFAIFYKNNDIFYQTRSNTNSATISEKIQEPGNFSLHCNYRLLLYPSVNLSNNSNNVSIYVQEIEITPSIRISPKSVVVEGDRVQIDCKVSYNSQSDIEVFLTKDSMLHKDRRSFSHSFVVTANDSGTYICKSEKGNVQKSAQAQLKVEELFSCPNLSVTPEHVFEGQHFNLSCSSQAQIDTIDMKYRLYKDKKHLRDGQVFGTLASKASSGSYYCEAKAKGITKTSMPLVINVKELVSTPIIRTVGKMIVGQPFQLLCESERGTLPITYTLLKFQEQVSQVIMTGPQRSALFNISSISHRNESNSFVCLAENQGSRYSKYSLSLNTPVIEMVSTPDLTLNTKSNVVTEGVNLSLYCSVQQGTFPITFTWYRTGVVKPLNIIRISKKQGIYTIKSITRDDEGLYYCRASNDANETRSSDNVKIKVSLAGWKKALIGVSFILILVLIVIILVLFFKKAHTPQKTKRAVELPVKSVHAKSGDPMRVSLTLDFEDNTAGNATPGIMGRNVWSDHVSCSESDEESENEKSKMSQHPDEPPITNVGSGEELVMHNTDTVNGDYQNIKQDETEQVDTDLEYVQLKNCEPE is encoded by the exons ATGGACCGCTGGCCATTCTGGCCCATTCTGGTCCTCATCTGCTTTGTAAATCCGC CTGGAATATGTGATGGCGGGACACAAACAT CATTCACCATTGACTGGGTAAAGCTGACCCTCCTTCCTGGAGGCACAGTGGCGAGTGGCAGCAACCTGACGCTCCGCTGTGAAGTCAAGATCAGCTACAGTTCCTCacaactcattcacactctGAAGTTCCTGTTGGATGGGACAGTGATCTACTCCAAAAACACCAGTGAAACTTTGGTAGAGTACAGACTTAGCCCAGCGAGGGCTTCTCACTCAGGAATATACAAATGCAaagtccaaattttgtcaaagGAGAAGAGCAGCGAGTCTCAGACACTCGCTGTAACAG GCTTGCAGACTCCACTGCTTAAAGTACAGCCTACTACTCTGAATGAAGGTGATGGAGTTACAGCTACATGCAGTGCTCCAGAGGAGACTGGTGGTCTTTTCGCCATCTTCTACAAAAACAATGATATTTTCTATCAAACCCGTAGCAATACCAATTCAGCAACTATTTCTGAAAAGATTCAGGAACCAGGAAACTTCTCCCTTCACTGTAACTACAGGCTATTGCTGTATCCCTCTGTAAACCTttccaacaacagcaacaatgtGAGCATCTATGTGCAAG AGATTGAGATAACACCTTCGATAAGAATTTCCCCTAAATCTGTTGTCGTGGAGGGGGACCGGGTACAAATTGACTGCAAAGTTTCATATAACTCCCAAAGTGACATTGAAGTCTTCCTGACCAAAGACAGTATGTTACATAAAGACAGAAGGTCATTCAGTCACAGCTTTGTGGTAACAGCAAATGACTCTGGAACATATATATGTAAATCTGAAAAAGGCAACGTTCAGAAGAGCGCTCAGGCCCAGCTGAAGGTAGAAG AGTTGTTTTCATGTCCCAATCTAAGCGTGACTCCAGAGCATGTGTTCGAAGGACAACACTTCAATCTGAGCTGTAGCTCTCAAGCACAAATTGATACCATAGATATGAAGTACAGGCTGTACAAAGACAAGAAGCATCTAAGAGATGGACAAGTCTTCGGCACTTTAGCAAGCAAAGCCAGCAGTGGAAGCTACTACTGTGAGGCCAAAGCTAAGGGCATCACAAAAACAAGCATGCCTTTGGTTATTAATGTTAAAG AGCTTGTTTCAACCCCAATCATTCGCACAGTTGGAAAGATGATCGTAGGGCAGCCATTTCAGCTCCTGTGTGAGAGTGAACGGGGAACACTCCCTATTACCTACACCTTACTTAAGTTTCAGGAGCAAGTGTCACAAGTGATAATGACTGGTCCTCAGCGTAGTGCTTTATTCAACATCTCCTCCATCAGTCACAGAAATGAAAGCAACAGCTTCGTCTGCCTGGCCGAGAACCAGGGGTCACGCTACAGCAAATATAGTTTATCTCTCAACACACCAGTCATAG AAATGGTCTCCACACCAGATTTGACTCTTAACACTAAGAGTAACGTGGTTACCGAAGGTGTAAATCTCAGTCTCTACTGTAGTGTGCAGCAAGGAACATTCCCAATCACCTTTACCTGGTACCGCACTGGAGTTGTGAAGCCCTTGAACATCATACGAATAAGCAAAAAACAAGGAATTTACACCATCAAATCTATAACGCGTGATGACGAAGGACTATACTACTGCCGGGCCTCCAACGATGCTAATGAGACAAGGAGTAGTGATAATGTCAAAATCAAAG TGAGCTTAGCAGGATGGAAGAAGGCTCTCATTGGAGTGTCTTTTATCTTAATTTTGGTGCTCATTGTCATCATTCTTGTCCTTTTCTTCAAGAAAGCACATACTCCACAGAAAACTAAAAGAGCAGTCGAGTTGCCTGT AAAGTCTGTACATGCTAAATCTGGTGATCCCATGAGGGTGAGTCTGACGCTCGACTTTGAGGACAATACTGCAGGCAATG CAACTCCTGGAATCATGGGCCGGAATGTGTGGAGTGATCATGTATCATGCTCAG AATCTGATGAAGAGAGTGAGAATGAAAAGTCTAAGATGTCTCAACACCCCGACGAGCCGCCCATAACGAATGTGGGCTCTGGAGAAG AGCTTGTCATGCACAATACAGACACAGTGAATGGAGATTACCAGAACATCAAACAAG atgaaACAGAGCAAGTGGAT ACGGATCTGGAGTACGTTCAGCTTAAAAACTGTGAGCCTGAGTAG
- the pecam1a gene encoding platelet endothelial cell adhesion molecule isoform X3 yields the protein MDRWPFWPILVLICFVNPPGICDGGTQTSFTIDWVKLTLLPGGTVASGSNLTLRCEVKISYSSSQLIHTLKFLLDGTVIYSKNTSETLVEYRLSPARASHSGIYKCKVQILSKEKSSESQTLAVTGLQTPLLKVQPTTLNEGDGVTATCSAPEETGGLFAIFYKNNDIFYQTRSNTNSATISEKIQEPGNFSLHCNYRLLLYPSVNLSNNSNNVSIYVQEIEITPSIRISPKSVVVEGDRVQIDCKVSYNSQSDIEVFLTKDSMLHKDRRSFSHSFVVTANDSGTYICKSEKGNVQKSAQAQLKVEELFSCPNLSVTPEHVFEGQHFNLSCSSQAQIDTIDMKYRLYKDKKHLRDGQVFGTLASKASSGSYYCEAKAKGITKTSMPLVINVKELVSTPIIRTVGKMIVGQPFQLLCESERGTLPITYTLLKFQEQVSQVIMTGPQRSALFNISSISHRNESNSFVCLAENQGSRYSKYSLSLNTPVIEMVSTPDLTLNTKSNVVTEGVNLSLYCSVQQGTFPITFTWYRTGVVKPLNIIRISKKQGIYTIKSITRDDEGLYYCRASNDANETRSSDNVKIKVSLAGWKKALIGVSFILILVLIVIILVLFFKKAHTPQKTKRAVELPVLYMLNLVIP from the exons ATGGACCGCTGGCCATTCTGGCCCATTCTGGTCCTCATCTGCTTTGTAAATCCGC CTGGAATATGTGATGGCGGGACACAAACAT CATTCACCATTGACTGGGTAAAGCTGACCCTCCTTCCTGGAGGCACAGTGGCGAGTGGCAGCAACCTGACGCTCCGCTGTGAAGTCAAGATCAGCTACAGTTCCTCacaactcattcacactctGAAGTTCCTGTTGGATGGGACAGTGATCTACTCCAAAAACACCAGTGAAACTTTGGTAGAGTACAGACTTAGCCCAGCGAGGGCTTCTCACTCAGGAATATACAAATGCAaagtccaaattttgtcaaagGAGAAGAGCAGCGAGTCTCAGACACTCGCTGTAACAG GCTTGCAGACTCCACTGCTTAAAGTACAGCCTACTACTCTGAATGAAGGTGATGGAGTTACAGCTACATGCAGTGCTCCAGAGGAGACTGGTGGTCTTTTCGCCATCTTCTACAAAAACAATGATATTTTCTATCAAACCCGTAGCAATACCAATTCAGCAACTATTTCTGAAAAGATTCAGGAACCAGGAAACTTCTCCCTTCACTGTAACTACAGGCTATTGCTGTATCCCTCTGTAAACCTttccaacaacagcaacaatgtGAGCATCTATGTGCAAG AGATTGAGATAACACCTTCGATAAGAATTTCCCCTAAATCTGTTGTCGTGGAGGGGGACCGGGTACAAATTGACTGCAAAGTTTCATATAACTCCCAAAGTGACATTGAAGTCTTCCTGACCAAAGACAGTATGTTACATAAAGACAGAAGGTCATTCAGTCACAGCTTTGTGGTAACAGCAAATGACTCTGGAACATATATATGTAAATCTGAAAAAGGCAACGTTCAGAAGAGCGCTCAGGCCCAGCTGAAGGTAGAAG AGTTGTTTTCATGTCCCAATCTAAGCGTGACTCCAGAGCATGTGTTCGAAGGACAACACTTCAATCTGAGCTGTAGCTCTCAAGCACAAATTGATACCATAGATATGAAGTACAGGCTGTACAAAGACAAGAAGCATCTAAGAGATGGACAAGTCTTCGGCACTTTAGCAAGCAAAGCCAGCAGTGGAAGCTACTACTGTGAGGCCAAAGCTAAGGGCATCACAAAAACAAGCATGCCTTTGGTTATTAATGTTAAAG AGCTTGTTTCAACCCCAATCATTCGCACAGTTGGAAAGATGATCGTAGGGCAGCCATTTCAGCTCCTGTGTGAGAGTGAACGGGGAACACTCCCTATTACCTACACCTTACTTAAGTTTCAGGAGCAAGTGTCACAAGTGATAATGACTGGTCCTCAGCGTAGTGCTTTATTCAACATCTCCTCCATCAGTCACAGAAATGAAAGCAACAGCTTCGTCTGCCTGGCCGAGAACCAGGGGTCACGCTACAGCAAATATAGTTTATCTCTCAACACACCAGTCATAG AAATGGTCTCCACACCAGATTTGACTCTTAACACTAAGAGTAACGTGGTTACCGAAGGTGTAAATCTCAGTCTCTACTGTAGTGTGCAGCAAGGAACATTCCCAATCACCTTTACCTGGTACCGCACTGGAGTTGTGAAGCCCTTGAACATCATACGAATAAGCAAAAAACAAGGAATTTACACCATCAAATCTATAACGCGTGATGACGAAGGACTATACTACTGCCGGGCCTCCAACGATGCTAATGAGACAAGGAGTAGTGATAATGTCAAAATCAAAG TGAGCTTAGCAGGATGGAAGAAGGCTCTCATTGGAGTGTCTTTTATCTTAATTTTGGTGCTCATTGTCATCATTCTTGTCCTTTTCTTCAAGAAAGCACATACTCCACAGAAAACTAAAAGAGCAGTCGAGTTGCCTGT TCTGTACATGCTAAATCTGGTGATCCCATGA
- the ppp1r27a gene encoding protein phosphatase 1 regulatory subunit 27, with the protein MKYSCQNLVSQYTRPSTYTPTHYTPTYYTPKNYSTSSYSPSYYSSAKYTPSYTPPAYTPAYKSTSSSYKTVYSKPSRHASNHGTPVQPTPIASSKPNRTVRFTNDVVFQDYVRHGDLEMIGRFMRARKVRVDTIFHSGMAALHEAVLSGNLECVKILIKYGADVHQRDEDGWTPLHMACSDGYPEIARYLLSLGASAEAENANGEKPANLIDPECKELVKLFEVGCV; encoded by the exons ATGAAGTACAGCTGCCAGAACCTTGTGTCTCAGTACACACGTCCGAGCACATACACCCCAACACACTACACCCCTACTTATTATACTCCGAAGAACTATTCCACCAGCTCCTACTCCCCAAGCTACTACAGCTCAGCAAAGTACACACCAAGCTACACGCCACCTGCTTACACTCCGGCTTACAAAAGCACCTCTTCCTCCTACAAGACTGTCTACAGCAAGCCCTCACGACATGCCAGCAACCACGGTACACCTGTACAGCCTACTCCCATTGCATCGAGCAAACCTAATCGGACTGTCCGCTTCACCAACGATGTTGTCTTCCAGGACTACGTACGCCATGGAGATCTGGAAATGATTGGCCGCTTTATGAGAGCGAGGAAAGTGCGAGTGGATACAATCTTCCATTCTG GCATGGCAGCTCTCCATGAGGCTGTTCTTTCAGGCAACTTGGAGTGTGTAAAGATTCTGATCAAATATGGAGCTGATGTTCACCAAAGAGACGAGGATGGCTGGACACCTCTGCACATGGCTTGCAGCGATGGCTACCCTGAGATTGCACG GTATCTACTTTCTCTAGGTGCTAGTGCAGAAGCTGAGAATGCAAATGGAGAGAAGCCAGCGAATCTTATTGACCCTGAATGTAAAGAGCTGGTCAAACTGTTTGAAGTGGGCTGTGTTTAA
- the mcrip1 gene encoding mapk-regulated corepressor-interacting protein 1, translated as MRQPIAFVLPTRSYLGCISSTAADDSLCFYYPKKKVKREKPTGIVLHKGILSKLLSRTEKRRRTPIYYTMTSSSAPRMHTYKRTSSPRSPTNTGELYTPAHEENVRFIHDTWLCVLRDIKSPQNSERGPQEYVEKNPNPNLLSFTPVDLSELRRPSTQDCKKS; from the exons ATGCGCCAACctattgcttttgttttgccGACCCGGAGCTACTTGGGCTGTATTAGCAGCACTGCGGCTGACGATAGCCTGTGTTTCTATTATccaaaaaagaaagtgaaaagaGAGAAGCCTACAG GTATCGTGCTCCACAAAGGAATTCTCAGCAAGTTATTATCCAGGACCGAGAAGAGGAGACGCACACCTATTTATTACACAATGACCAG CTCCTCTGCTCCCAGAATGCATACATACAAACGGACCTCTAGTCCTCGGTCTCCAACTAATACCGGCGAGCTTTACACCCCGGCACATGAAGAAAATGTGCGTTTTATCCATGACA CATGGCTGTGTGTTCTAAGAGACATTAAATCACCTCAGAACAGTGAACGAGGACCACAAGAATATGTGGAGAAAAACCCAAACCCAAATTTGCTTT CCTTCACCCCAGTTGACCTGAGTGAACTCAGGAGGCCAAGCACACAGGACTGCAAGAAGTCTTAA